In one window of Paucidesulfovibrio gracilis DSM 16080 DNA:
- a CDS encoding universal stress protein — MPMKKILLGADGSDHSKHAARYAVDLAKAFGSKVLIVTTYRGQTIVTNDPAHQYTMKEMRRRAKHRQSWYQELLDKNDVPWESHILDGPAAEAIADTAQRRNADIIIIGSRGRSNLVGMIVGSTTNALMHIADCPVLAIRLKHRLPSAK, encoded by the coding sequence ATGCCCATGAAGAAAATACTGCTCGGCGCGGACGGCTCGGACCACTCCAAACATGCAGCGCGTTACGCTGTGGATCTGGCCAAAGCCTTCGGTTCCAAGGTGCTTATCGTAACCACCTATCGCGGGCAGACCATTGTTACCAACGACCCCGCACACCAGTACACCATGAAGGAGATGCGGCGGCGGGCCAAGCACCGGCAATCCTGGTATCAGGAACTCCTGGATAAAAACGACGTCCCCTGGGAATCCCACATATTGGACGGTCCCGCGGCTGAAGCCATTGCAGACACGGCCCAGCGGCGCAACGCCGACATCATCATCATCGGCTCACGCGGGCGTTCCAATCTCGTGGGCATGATTGTGGGCAGTACCACCAACGCCTTGATGCACATTGCGGACTGCCCCGTGCTGGCCATC